In Crinalium epipsammum PCC 9333, the following are encoded in one genomic region:
- the rpmG gene encoding 50S ribosomal protein L33, with product MAAKKGVRIIITLECTECRTNSNKRTPGVSRYTTTKNRRNTTARLEIKKFCRHCNTHTVHKEIK from the coding sequence ATGGCAGCCAAAAAGGGAGTCAGGATTATTATTACGCTGGAATGCACTGAGTGTCGCACGAATTCCAACAAGCGAACACCAGGCGTTTCGCGCTATACAACGACAAAGAACCGCCGAAACACTACTGCAAGACTAGAAATCAAGAAGTTTTGTCGGCATTGCAACACCCATACAGTTCACAAGGAAATTAAGTAA
- a CDS encoding RecQ family ATP-dependent DNA helicase gives MNASDTTSWQQVRSTFKQIWGYEDFRPPQGEIVRSLLSKQDSLIVMPTGGGKSICFQLPALLQTGLTLVVSPLVALMENQVQELKERKLPAALLHSEVPSYQRKQTLQALERQQLRLLYLSPETLFSAPVWERLCQPQLKINGLILDEAHCLVQWGETFRPAYRRLGAVRPALLKFKPAGTKIAIASFTATADPTAQATIRQVLQLQQPQIFLINPYRNNLNLKVQIVWTPRGRKQQLLQFIQARLKQTGLVYVRTRKDSEELAEWLKQQNYATAAYHAGLSPEQRRKIESSWLTGEIPFVICTCAFGMGINKPNVRWIAHFHTPFLLSEYVQEIGRAGRDGKPADALTLISEPTGFLNPEDKERQNFFAEKLRLQYQKAEQIARKIPRQGELTAVTKQFNDGAVALSLLHSAGQLQWQDPFNYIRHSSGKSRSFDELNKLQQQIQSQMSEYLKTRDCRWQFLLRAFGFTKEATNFNCGHCDNCR, from the coding sequence ATGAATGCTTCTGATACAACATCTTGGCAACAAGTTCGTTCTACTTTCAAGCAAATTTGGGGCTATGAAGATTTCCGTCCGCCTCAAGGGGAAATTGTTCGCAGCTTATTATCGAAGCAAGATTCTTTAATTGTGATGCCTACTGGTGGAGGAAAGTCAATTTGTTTTCAACTTCCAGCATTACTACAAACAGGATTAACTTTGGTAGTTTCTCCGCTTGTAGCATTAATGGAAAATCAAGTTCAGGAATTAAAAGAGCGAAAATTACCAGCAGCATTATTACATAGTGAAGTACCATCTTACCAGCGCAAGCAAACTTTACAAGCGTTGGAAAGGCAACAGCTAAGATTACTATATTTATCACCAGAAACTTTATTCAGTGCGCCAGTTTGGGAAAGGTTATGTCAACCGCAATTAAAGATTAATGGGTTAATTTTAGATGAGGCGCATTGTTTGGTGCAATGGGGGGAAACATTTCGACCAGCTTATCGACGACTGGGTGCAGTAAGACCAGCTTTACTTAAGTTTAAACCTGCTGGGACAAAGATAGCGATCGCATCTTTCACCGCTACAGCAGATCCTACAGCACAAGCAACTATTCGCCAAGTTTTACAACTACAACAACCACAAATATTTTTAATTAATCCTTACCGCAACAATCTTAACCTCAAGGTGCAAATTGTTTGGACACCTAGAGGACGCAAACAACAATTATTACAATTTATTCAAGCAAGATTAAAACAAACTGGTTTAGTCTATGTCCGCACTCGTAAAGATAGTGAGGAGTTAGCAGAATGGTTAAAGCAACAAAATTATGCCACCGCAGCTTATCATGCAGGGTTAAGTCCTGAACAAAGACGTAAAATTGAATCTAGTTGGTTAACTGGGGAAATACCTTTTGTGATTTGTACCTGTGCATTTGGTATGGGTATTAATAAACCCAATGTGCGTTGGATAGCTCATTTTCATACGCCTTTTTTGCTGTCTGAATATGTCCAAGAAATCGGACGCGCCGGACGAGATGGGAAACCAGCAGACGCACTTACTTTAATTAGTGAACCAACTGGGTTTTTAAATCCAGAGGATAAAGAAAGGCAGAATTTTTTCGCTGAAAAGTTGCGCTTACAATACCAAAAAGCTGAACAAATTGCTCGAAAAATTCCACGGCAGGGGGAATTAACAGCAGTAACAAAGCAGTTTAATGATGGTGCAGTTGCTCTTTCTTTGTTGCACAGTGCTGGACAATTACAGTGGCAAGACCCATTTAATTATATCCGTCATTCGTCAGGAAAATCTAGATCTTTTGACGAATTGAATAAATTACAGCAACAAATTCAATCTCAAATGAGTGAATATCTCAAGACGCGGGACTGTCGTTGGCAGTTTTTGTTACGCGCTTTTGGGTTTACCAAAGAAGCAACTAATTTTAATTGTGGACATTGTGATAATTGTAGATAA
- a CDS encoding cell division protein SepF, with amino-acid sequence MSNIFTKLRDFVGLNEPAEYEYDYEEMDGIEQYPNDYQEQHPQPIQEEDRSRRRIRERTVITPDLGRGAGMNNVIGMPGSVNGASEVAVIEPRSFEEMPQVIQALRERKSVVLNLTMMDPDQAQRSVDFVAGGTYAIDGHQERIGESIFLFTPNCVQVSNQSGTTTEVPQPQVRVARPASPTPAWATEQVRMVQ; translated from the coding sequence GTGAGTAACATTTTTACGAAGTTACGAGATTTTGTTGGTCTTAATGAACCAGCAGAATATGAGTATGATTATGAAGAAATGGACGGTATAGAACAATACCCCAATGATTATCAAGAACAGCATCCTCAACCGATACAAGAGGAAGATCGTTCACGTCGGCGGATTCGTGAGCGGACAGTTATAACACCAGACTTAGGAAGAGGAGCAGGAATGAATAATGTGATTGGTATGCCTGGATCTGTCAACGGTGCTTCTGAAGTGGCGGTGATTGAACCCCGCTCTTTTGAAGAAATGCCCCAAGTAATTCAAGCTTTACGGGAGCGCAAGTCTGTAGTTTTAAACCTGACAATGATGGACCCTGATCAAGCACAGCGTTCAGTTGACTTTGTTGCTGGTGGTACTTACGCGATCGATGGTCATCAAGAGCGCATTGGCGAAAGTATTTTCTTGTTCACACCTAACTGTGTTCAAGTTAGTAATCAATCAGGTACTACTACTGAAGTACCACAACCACAAGTCCGAGTTGCTCGTCCAGCATCTCCTACTCCTGCTTGGGCAACTGAACAAGTTCGTATGGTTCAGTAA
- the rpsR gene encoding 30S ribosomal protein S18 has product MTYFRKRLSPVKPDEPIDYKDVDLLRKFVTERGKILPRRISGLTAKQQRHLTLAIKRARLIALLPFINQEG; this is encoded by the coding sequence ATGACCTATTTTCGCAAGCGCCTTTCCCCAGTTAAACCAGATGAACCCATCGACTACAAAGATGTAGATTTATTGCGTAAGTTCGTGACTGAACGTGGCAAAATCTTACCTCGTCGCATTAGCGGTTTAACAGCAAAACAACAACGTCATTTAACTCTGGCGATTAAGCGAGCTAGATTGATTGCGTTATTGCCATTCATTAACCAAGAAGGCTAA
- a CDS encoding YggS family pyridoxal phosphate-dependent enzyme: MTGLITQRLAEIRQQLPESVRLIAISKQVSVDAIREAYAAGVRDFGESRIQEAELKQSQLQLPDITWHLIGHLQSNKARKAVEKFQWIHSLDSLNLAQRLDEIAAQISCQPEVCLQVKMLPDPNKYGWTVPELLADLLALDKFEHIKIKGLMTIPPQGLDTSEVLALFHRTVELADQIRQENCLNIQMQQLSMGMSEDYQLAVQAGTTMIRLGRIIFGERTV, from the coding sequence ATGACAGGTTTGATTACACAACGCCTTGCTGAGATTCGCCAACAGCTTCCTGAATCTGTGCGGTTGATTGCCATCAGTAAACAGGTGTCAGTGGATGCTATTCGAGAAGCTTATGCTGCTGGTGTTAGGGATTTTGGGGAGAGTCGCATTCAAGAAGCCGAACTCAAACAATCACAGTTACAATTACCCGATATCACCTGGCATCTGATTGGACATTTGCAAAGTAATAAAGCTCGCAAAGCTGTCGAAAAGTTCCAGTGGATTCACTCATTAGATAGCTTAAACTTAGCTCAACGACTTGATGAGATAGCAGCCCAGATCTCTTGTCAACCCGAAGTCTGTCTCCAAGTTAAAATGTTGCCAGACCCTAACAAATATGGCTGGACTGTGCCTGAATTGCTTGCCGATTTACTAGCACTAGATAAATTTGAGCATATTAAGATTAAAGGATTAATGACAATCCCACCCCAGGGGCTTGATACCTCAGAGGTATTAGCATTATTTCATCGTACCGTTGAATTAGCTGATCAAATTAGGCAAGAAAACTGCTTAAATATTCAAATGCAGCAGTTGTCGATGGGAATGTCAGAAGATTATCAGTTAGCAGTGCAAGCAGGTACAACGATGATTCGTCTAGGACGGATTATTTTTGGTGAAAGGACGGTATAA
- the der gene encoding ribosome biogenesis GTPase Der encodes MSLPIVAIIGRPNVGKSTVANRLAGDNDAIVHDEAGVTRDRTYRPAFWQDRDYIVVDTGGLVFDDDTEFLPLIREQALAALAEASAAIFVVDGQAGLTTGDQEIAEWLRQHPIPVVLAVNKCESPQQGLVQASEFWSLGLGEPFPMSGIHGNGTGELLEKLVTYLPSVDEIEETPEIKVAIVGRPNVGKSSLLNALTGENRSIVSPISGTTRDAIDSVVERNGTTYRLIDTAGIRRKKNVEYGSEFFGINRAFKAIRRADVVLLVIDVLDGVTDQDQKLAGRIAEEGRACVVIANKWDAVEKDSYTIYEHQANITTRLSFVEWAEVIFTSALTGQRVDKILGLVNTAAEEHKRRVSTAVINEVLEEAISWHSPTVSRQGRQGKIYYGTQVSTQPPSIVLFVNDPQRFNDNYRRYIEKQFRQQLGFKGSPIKLMWRGKKVREMEGMQNRSNRATRV; translated from the coding sequence ATGTCCTTGCCCATTGTTGCTATTATTGGTCGCCCGAACGTGGGCAAATCTACCGTAGCCAATCGTCTAGCTGGAGATAACGATGCTATTGTGCATGATGAAGCAGGCGTTACGCGCGATCGCACTTATCGTCCTGCATTCTGGCAAGACCGCGACTATATCGTTGTAGACACTGGAGGCTTAGTGTTTGATGATGATACCGAATTTTTACCTTTAATCCGCGAACAAGCACTGGCAGCCTTAGCAGAGGCAAGTGCGGCAATATTTGTAGTGGATGGACAGGCGGGACTAACGACGGGAGATCAAGAAATTGCTGAGTGGTTACGTCAACACCCTATTCCTGTAGTACTGGCTGTTAATAAATGTGAATCTCCACAGCAAGGTTTAGTTCAAGCATCGGAATTTTGGTCACTAGGTTTAGGCGAACCATTCCCCATGTCCGGTATACATGGTAACGGTACAGGGGAGTTACTTGAAAAGCTAGTTACTTATCTACCATCTGTAGACGAAATCGAAGAAACCCCAGAAATTAAAGTTGCAATTGTCGGACGACCCAACGTTGGTAAATCGAGTTTATTAAACGCCTTAACTGGGGAAAACCGTTCGATTGTCAGCCCAATTTCTGGTACTACCCGCGATGCGATCGACAGTGTAGTAGAACGTAATGGCACAACATACCGTTTAATTGATACTGCTGGCATCCGCAGAAAGAAAAATGTGGAGTATGGATCGGAATTTTTTGGAATTAATCGCGCCTTCAAAGCAATACGTCGCGCTGATGTAGTTTTGCTAGTAATTGATGTTTTGGATGGAGTTACAGACCAAGATCAAAAACTTGCTGGGCGAATTGCTGAGGAAGGACGCGCTTGCGTAGTGATAGCAAATAAGTGGGATGCTGTAGAAAAAGACTCCTACACAATCTATGAACACCAAGCAAATATCACAACTCGACTTAGCTTTGTTGAGTGGGCAGAAGTAATTTTTACCAGTGCTTTAACCGGACAGCGAGTAGACAAAATTCTAGGTTTAGTAAATACTGCTGCCGAAGAGCATAAACGCCGTGTATCAACTGCTGTAATTAATGAAGTGCTAGAAGAAGCAATCAGTTGGCACTCTCCTACAGTTAGTCGCCAAGGACGGCAAGGCAAAATCTACTATGGTACTCAAGTTAGCACGCAGCCTCCTAGTATTGTGTTATTTGTCAACGATCCGCAACGCTTTAACGACAACTACCGTAGATATATAGAGAAGCAATTTAGACAACAGTTAGGCTTTAAGGGATCGCCAATTAAATTAATGTGGCGAGGTAAAAAAGTACGTGAGATGGAAGGAATGCAAAACCGTTCAAATCGTGCCACGCGCGTCTAA
- a CDS encoding glycerophosphodiester phosphodiesterase yields MELEIIAHRGYSAIAPENTMAAFYAAIQHQADSIEFDVQLSADGVPVIIHDATLDRTTNGTGKVIETTLKQLKELDAGSWFNPVFAKEKIPTFQELLSSIKSAKTQNLPNLKKLIYAEVKQADFWATTNIEKFLKIIIEKKSETQCIVACFNHNFLEKVRKYHPTIKLGYLVASVEEYTEKLPKAAADGNAMMLSQYNILLNYPCLVQDTINMGVEVGVWTVDKQEEFQQLTNLGIQRIVTNSLINRLAQVKI; encoded by the coding sequence ATGGAATTAGAGATAATTGCTCATAGAGGTTATAGTGCGATCGCGCCAGAAAATACTATGGCAGCTTTTTATGCTGCGATTCAACATCAAGCTGATTCTATTGAGTTTGATGTCCAATTATCTGCCGATGGCGTACCCGTTATCATCCACGATGCTACTTTAGATAGAACCACAAACGGCACAGGTAAAGTAATAGAAACAACCCTTAAACAACTTAAGGAACTTGATGCTGGATCGTGGTTTAATCCTGTATTTGCTAAGGAAAAAATTCCCACATTTCAAGAACTATTAAGTAGCATTAAATCTGCCAAAACGCAAAACTTACCAAATTTGAAAAAGTTGATATATGCCGAAGTGAAACAAGCAGACTTCTGGGCGACAACTAATATAGAAAAATTCCTGAAGATAATTATTGAGAAAAAATCCGAAACTCAATGTATTGTTGCTTGCTTTAACCATAATTTCCTAGAAAAAGTACGGAAATATCACCCAACCATTAAGCTAGGTTATTTAGTTGCATCAGTTGAGGAATATACAGAAAAATTACCCAAAGCTGCTGCTGATGGTAATGCTATGATGTTGAGTCAATATAATATTTTACTAAATTACCCTTGCTTAGTTCAAGATACTATAAACATGGGTGTTGAGGTTGGCGTTTGGACAGTTGATAAGCAGGAAGAATTTCAACAATTAACTAATCTAGGCATTCAGCGAATAGTTACTAATTCTCTCATAAATAGACTTGCACAAGTAAAAATTTAG
- the plsY gene encoding glycerol-3-phosphate 1-O-acyltransferase PlsY: MFLELSICVLLLLTAYLLGSVPTGYTAGKLLKGIDIREEGSGSTGATNVLRTLGKGPAIVVLLVDAFKGVTALSAVNAFYAFKLMPLPLNWQPWLIAGAGFAVIFGHSRSIWLNFTGGKSVATSLGVLLTMCWQVGLGTGGVFGVVFALSRIVSLSSISGAISVSLLMILFKQPLPYVLFGVTAGFYVVWRHRSNIQRLLAGTEPQIGQKVPTEEAEAQLAK; the protein is encoded by the coding sequence ATGTTTCTTGAGTTAAGTATTTGCGTTCTGCTGTTACTTACTGCTTATTTACTCGGTTCAGTCCCAACTGGTTATACAGCAGGTAAGTTACTGAAGGGAATTGATATTCGAGAGGAAGGATCTGGCTCAACTGGCGCTACTAATGTGCTAAGAACTTTAGGCAAAGGTCCAGCAATAGTAGTTTTACTGGTTGACGCATTCAAGGGAGTAACTGCGCTTTCTGCTGTTAATGCGTTTTATGCTTTCAAGTTGATGCCTTTACCTCTAAACTGGCAGCCTTGGTTGATAGCTGGTGCTGGATTCGCTGTGATCTTCGGTCATAGTCGCTCAATTTGGTTGAACTTTACTGGTGGCAAATCTGTCGCTACCAGTTTAGGCGTTTTATTAACTATGTGTTGGCAAGTAGGATTGGGAACAGGGGGAGTGTTTGGCGTAGTGTTTGCCTTGTCTCGAATTGTGTCGCTGAGTTCTATTAGTGGCGCGATCTCAGTTAGCCTTTTGATGATTTTGTTCAAACAGCCTCTCCCTTACGTGCTATTTGGTGTTACTGCTGGTTTTTATGTAGTTTGGCGGCATCGCAGCAACATTCAACGCTTACTTGCTGGTACAGAACCGCAGATTGGGCAAAAAGTGCCAACTGAGGAAGCTGAAGCGCAATTAGCGAAGTGA
- a CDS encoding energy-coupling factor transporter transmembrane component T family protein: MDLLRSLPLGLYLEKPITWLHHLDPRVKLAWLMSFLFAPILANPYFRVALVVLLILMTLTAAIPWRVWKQQMGWLLMLAALVLVLTAIAPDGLNVGSQPRLPATNLELPQPTSYQYILLKLELGSMKLLITRKSLDLAINVSTLLFTLIYSTNLFLLTTAPEEITDGIESFMRPLRRFNVPVTEIILTLTLSLRFIPLVLEEVQNLSRSIWTRAIDWKKLGIRRSSQVWLMVAERLLENLLLRAEQIASAMNVRGFTTPNTHRVQWHELRLRAGDFVALGVLVLLWGARVFFGTEA, from the coding sequence ATGGATTTACTGCGATCGCTTCCTTTAGGGTTATATCTAGAAAAACCTATTACCTGGCTACATCATCTCGATCCCAGGGTGAAACTAGCTTGGTTAATGAGTTTTCTGTTTGCCCCCATTCTGGCAAATCCGTATTTTCGGGTGGCGCTAGTAGTATTGCTAATCTTAATGACCTTGACAGCAGCTATTCCCTGGCGAGTGTGGAAGCAGCAAATGGGGTGGTTGCTGATGCTTGCTGCATTGGTATTAGTTCTAACAGCGATCGCACCTGATGGACTAAATGTCGGCTCTCAACCGCGCCTACCAGCCACTAACTTAGAATTACCTCAGCCTACTTCTTACCAATACATCTTATTGAAGTTAGAATTAGGCTCAATGAAGCTGTTAATTACACGCAAATCTCTAGATTTGGCAATTAACGTCAGTACCTTACTATTTACCTTAATTTACAGCACCAACCTGTTCTTACTTACCACCGCACCAGAAGAAATTACTGATGGAATTGAAAGCTTCATGCGACCATTACGACGCTTCAATGTCCCAGTCACAGAAATTATTTTGACCTTAACTTTATCTTTGCGCTTCATTCCGCTAGTTTTAGAAGAAGTACAAAACTTAAGTCGTTCTATCTGGACACGGGCGATCGACTGGAAGAAATTGGGCATCCGCAGAAGTTCCCAAGTATGGCTAATGGTAGCTGAAAGATTATTAGAAAATTTGTTATTGCGTGCCGAACAAATTGCCAGCGCGATGAATGTGCGAGGCTTTACCACTCCCAATACTCATAGAGTACAGTGGCATGAACTGCGACTGAGAGCGGGCGACTTTGTAGCCCTGGGAGTTTTAGTCTTATTATGGGGAGCTAGAGTGTTTTTTGGTACGGAAGCGTGA
- a CDS encoding anthranilate synthase component I — MQQIQPWYWRSLPLKQRTGSDVFNLLFRHHQIATLLESPYPPSLDQPHLTQYSICAGAPRTIQGQPQMWTPQVGEILPFLKSLLQQGLISQQQTPKPNLPHQHLPFTGGWLGWLGYEVAWEIERLPNLKVDPLPFPVAYWYEPASFAVLDHWGQTLWLAASTEAELNLLQTNLAKKSKRGRVKGGSENEELLTFSDSDQVETSSSQPRLSMLQSDYEEAVRQAKKYIQAGDIFQTNLSLRFEAQTTADSWDIYQALQEINPSPFASYWQTPWGAVISCSPERLVQLQGKYAQTRPIAGTRSRGATPEQDQQLEQDLIANSKERAEHIMLVDLERNDLGRVCEWGSVEVDQLLTIERYSHVMHLVSNVSGKLNSNCDAVDLIRALFPGGTITGCPKVRCMEIIEQLEPVRRNLFYGSCGYLDWRGNLDLNILIRTLLYSTPDSGLSTVWGQVGAGIVADSNPEKEWHESLQKAQAQLTALKLAQ; from the coding sequence ATGCAACAAATACAACCTTGGTATTGGCGATCGCTTCCCCTAAAACAGCGAACTGGAAGCGACGTATTTAATCTTTTATTTAGACACCATCAAATTGCTACTCTCCTAGAAAGTCCCTATCCTCCATCATTAGATCAACCACACTTAACTCAATATTCCATCTGTGCAGGTGCGCCGCGAACTATCCAAGGACAGCCGCAGATGTGGACACCACAAGTAGGAGAAATTCTACCCTTCTTAAAAAGCTTGCTGCAACAGGGACTGATCAGCCAGCAGCAAACACCAAAACCTAACCTACCCCATCAACATTTACCCTTCACAGGTGGCTGGTTAGGTTGGCTAGGCTACGAAGTAGCGTGGGAAATTGAACGGCTTCCCAATTTAAAAGTTGATCCCCTACCTTTTCCTGTAGCTTATTGGTATGAACCAGCATCCTTTGCAGTCTTGGATCATTGGGGACAAACGCTGTGGTTAGCCGCAAGCACTGAAGCCGAACTAAATTTATTACAAACCAACCTAGCCAAAAAGAGCAAGCGTGGACGGGTGAAGGGGGGCAGTGAAAATGAAGAATTATTAACTTTCTCTGACTCGGATCAAGTTGAGACTTCTAGCAGTCAACCTCGCTTATCAATGTTGCAGTCAGACTACGAAGAGGCAGTCAGACAAGCAAAGAAGTATATTCAAGCTGGCGATATTTTTCAGACAAATCTTTCACTAAGATTTGAGGCACAAACAACAGCAGATAGTTGGGACATTTATCAAGCATTACAAGAAATCAATCCTTCCCCTTTTGCTAGTTATTGGCAAACACCTTGGGGCGCTGTCATTAGCTGTTCTCCAGAACGTTTAGTGCAGTTGCAGGGAAAATATGCACAAACACGCCCAATTGCGGGAACGAGATCGCGTGGCGCTACTCCAGAACAAGATCAACAATTAGAGCAAGATTTAATTGCCAACAGCAAAGAAAGAGCCGAACATATTATGCTCGTTGACTTAGAGCGCAACGACTTAGGACGAGTTTGTGAGTGGGGATCAGTAGAAGTCGATCAGCTACTAACCATAGAACGATATAGCCACGTCATGCACCTAGTCAGCAACGTTAGTGGCAAATTAAATTCCAACTGCGATGCGGTTGACTTAATTCGCGCCCTCTTTCCTGGTGGTACAATAACTGGTTGCCCCAAAGTTCGATGTATGGAAATTATAGAACAACTAGAACCAGTCCGTCGCAACTTATTCTATGGCTCTTGCGGCTACCTAGATTGGCGTGGCAACTTAGACTTAAATATCTTAATCCGCACCTTACTATATAGCACTCCAGACTCAGGACTAAGTACCGTTTGGGGTCAAGTCGGAGCCGGAATTGTCGCAGATAGTAACCCAGAAAAAGAATGGCACGAGTCCCTGCAAAAAGCCCAAGCTCAACTAACAGCCCTGAAGTTGGCACAATAG
- a CDS encoding RDD family protein: protein MNDQLGYSRFPKVPIQRRVAAFIIDFLAVSILSVLLGGTLFANAVIFLLAWLVLRVVLVSKNQGQSLGRYALDMKVVNAKFGKTPGFVDLALREGIAGFVSMLALVGLIIGLSNAISLLLLISPLVADCGLAFTDADLQQAFHDRISQTQVVATRRGFSLDLKIKKILADTTRNMK from the coding sequence ATGAATGACCAACTAGGCTACAGTCGCTTTCCCAAAGTGCCGATTCAGCGACGAGTTGCGGCTTTTATAATTGATTTTCTGGCAGTGAGCATCTTGAGTGTCTTACTGGGAGGAACTTTATTTGCTAACGCAGTAATTTTTCTTCTGGCATGGTTAGTGTTGCGAGTAGTGCTAGTATCCAAAAATCAAGGGCAAAGTTTAGGTCGCTACGCCCTGGATATGAAAGTAGTTAATGCCAAATTTGGTAAAACACCAGGATTTGTAGACTTAGCTCTTCGAGAAGGCATTGCGGGATTTGTTTCTATGCTGGCGCTGGTTGGTCTAATTATTGGTCTGAGCAACGCTATTTCCTTATTGCTGCTAATTAGCCCTTTAGTTGCTGATTGTGGACTAGCCTTTACCGATGCGGATCTGCAACAAGCATTTCACGATCGCATCAGTCAAACCCAAGTAGTAGCAACCCGTAGAGGCTTTTCCCTCGATCTAAAAATAAAAAAAATACTTGCTGATACTACCCGTAACATGAAATAA
- the proC gene encoding pyrroline-5-carboxylate reductase, with protein sequence MSIKFGMIGGGVMGEALLSRLIAQKIYDPDAVLVSEPSPARRDFLVSQYQVQVTDDNCLAAAATEVLLLAIKPQVFNAVVSDLAGIKVEAGQLVISILAGVPLKQLEWAFPAQPIIRAMPNTPATVGAGISAIASSNNTTEQHLDLARKIFQAVGEVVDVPETLMDAVTGLSGSGPGYVAIMIEALADGGVAAGLPRAIASQLALQTVLGTAQLLHTSELHPAELKDRVTSPGGTTIAGVTQLELAGFRSALIQAVVAATKRSQELGK encoded by the coding sequence TTGTCTATTAAGTTCGGTATGATTGGTGGCGGGGTAATGGGTGAAGCACTGTTATCTCGCTTAATTGCTCAAAAAATTTATGATCCCGATGCAGTGCTGGTGAGCGAGCCATCACCTGCTAGGCGGGATTTTTTAGTTTCTCAATATCAAGTCCAGGTAACAGATGACAACTGTTTGGCAGCAGCAGCGACAGAGGTGCTGTTATTGGCAATTAAACCCCAGGTTTTTAATGCGGTTGTTTCAGATTTAGCCGGAATAAAAGTTGAAGCTGGACAATTGGTAATTTCGATTTTGGCTGGGGTTCCTTTAAAGCAATTAGAATGGGCTTTTCCAGCACAGCCGATTATTCGGGCAATGCCGAATACACCTGCAACTGTAGGGGCAGGAATTAGTGCGATCGCATCTAGCAATAATACTACTGAACAGCATTTAGACTTAGCAAGAAAGATTTTTCAAGCTGTTGGTGAAGTGGTGGATGTGCCAGAAACTTTGATGGATGCTGTTACTGGTTTATCTGGTTCGGGACCTGGTTATGTGGCAATTATGATTGAAGCACTAGCTGATGGCGGTGTTGCCGCAGGTTTGCCAAGAGCGATCGCTTCTCAGTTGGCTTTACAAACTGTACTGGGAACAGCGCAACTATTACATACTTCAGAATTGCATCCCGCAGAATTAAAAGACCGCGTTACCAGTCCTGGTGGGACTACAATTGCTGGGGTTACTCAGTTAGAATTAGCTGGTTTTCGCTCTGCATTGATACAGGCAGTAGTTGCAGCGACTAAACGTTCTCAAGAGTTAGGGAAGTAG
- the pipX gene encoding transcriptional coactivator PipX encodes MSNETYLNHPTFGLLYRICLLDENQELFTTLYAQRIFFLVKMNANEQTFEPITRADARQMVESRLRNFRRNGQAQEYQQLQAIHQKTFQ; translated from the coding sequence ATGAGCAACGAAACCTATCTCAATCACCCAACCTTTGGCTTACTCTATAGAATCTGTCTACTTGACGAGAACCAAGAGTTATTCACTACCCTGTATGCCCAGCGCATCTTTTTTTTAGTGAAAATGAATGCTAATGAACAAACGTTTGAACCAATTACTCGCGCTGATGCTCGTCAGATGGTAGAAAGCCGCCTCCGCAACTTTCGTCGCAACGGTCAAGCGCAAGAGTACCAACAGCTTCAAGCAATTCATCAAAAAACATTCCAATGA